The Vigna radiata var. radiata cultivar VC1973A unplaced genomic scaffold, Vradiata_ver6 scaffold_452, whole genome shotgun sequence genome includes a window with the following:
- the LOC106754384 gene encoding beta-fructofuranosidase, insoluble isoenzyme 1-like, which translates to MALPICVTIILISSLFLISNDGVEAFHSIYPDLQSISVPSVTKLHRTAYHFQPRRNWINDPNGPMYYNGVYHLFYQYNPKGAVWGNIIWGHAVSKDLINWKELEPALYPSNPFDKYGCWSGSATILPGKGPVILYTGVIDNRSSEVQLYAVPENKSDPFLRKWVKPKSFNPIIKAEGAINASAFRDPTTAWWSRDGHWRILIGGGRKNRGMAYTYKSKDFLKWMKVKHPIHSVESTGTWECPDFYPVSLKGKNGLDLSTVGKSVKHVLKNSLDKTRYEYYTIGRYLRKCDKYIPDNTSEDGWGGLRYDYGNFYASKSFFDPSKNRRVLWAWANESDSKEDDVKKGWAGIQSIPRTVWLDSHGRQLVQWPVEELNSLREKEVKLSNRKLKKGEYFKVTGITAAQADVEITFSFSSLEKAEAFDSSWVKAENVCEEKGSRNEGGVGPFGLLTLASEKLEEFTPVFFRVFKAPKNHVILMCSDATSSSLKRELYKPSFAGFLDIDLSHNRKLSLRSLIDHSVVESFGGGGKTNILSRVYPTLAVKKKAHLFVFNNGTEHITVENMKAWSMKSARRN; encoded by the exons ATGGCTCTCCCTATTTGTGTCACCATTATATTAATTTCGTCCCTTTTTCTGATATCTAACGATGGCGTTGAAGCGTTTCACAGCATATATCCTGATCTCCAATCCATTTCAGTGCCTTCTGTGACCAAACTTCACAGAACTGCATACCATTTTCAACCTCGTAGGAACTGGATCAACG ATCCAAATG GTCCCATGTACTACAATGGAGTCTACCATCTATTTTACCAATACAACCCAAAAGGAGCAGTTTGGGGTAACATTATATGGGGCCACGCAGTATCAAAGGATCTCATCAATTGGAAAGAACTTGAACCCGCTTTATACCCATCCAACCCGTTTGACAAATACGGGTGCTGGTCCGGGTCAGCCACCATACTCCCTGGTAAAGGACCGGTGATCCTTTACACCGGAGTCATTGACAATCGCAGCAGCGAGGTCCAATTGTACGCCGTACCCGAAAATAAATCAGACCCGTTTTTAAGAAAATGGGTAAAGCCGAAATCTTTTAACCCAATCATCAAAGCAGAAGGCGCCATCAATGCCAGCGCGTTCCGTGACCCCACGACTGCATGGTGGAGTAGGGATGGACACTGGAGGATATTGATCGGTGGCGGTAGGAAAAATAGAGGCATGGCCTACACATACAAAAGCAAGGATTTTCTGAAATGGATGAAGGTGAAGCACCCGATCCATTCGGTTGAGTCAACGGGCACGTGGGAGTGCCCGGATTTTTACCCGGTTTCTTTGAAAGGGAAAAATGGGTTAGACTTATCGACGGTCGGGAAGAGTGTTAAGCATGTTCTTAAGAATAGTCTTGACAAAACTAGGTATGAGTACTACACAATTGGAAGGTATTTGAGGAAATGTGATAAGTATATTCCGGATAACACTTCAGAGGATGGTTGGGGTGGTCTCAGATATGATTATGGAAATTTTTATGCTTCCAAATCATTCTTTGACCCAAGCAAGAATAGAAGGGTTTTGTGGGCATGGGCAAATGAATCTGATTCCAAAGAAGATGATGTTAAGAAAGGATGGGCAGGAATTCAA TCAATTCCGAGAACTGTTTGGCTTGATTCTCATGGGAGACAATTAGTGCAATGGCCTGTGGAGGAATTAAACAGTctgagagagaaagaagtgaAACTAAGCAACCGAAAGCTGAAAAAGGGAGAGTATTTTAAAGTGACAGGGATCACTGCAGCTCAG GCTGATGTGGAAATAACCTTCTCATTCTCAAGCTTGGAGAAGGCAGAAGCATTTGATTCAAGCTGGGTGAAGGCAGAGAATGTATGTGAAGAAAAGGGTTCAAGGAATGAAGGAGGGGTTGGGCCATTTGGACTTTTGACATTGGCTTCTGAAAAATTGGAAGAGTTCACACCTGTCTTCTTCAGAGTTTTCAAAGCTCCAAAAAACCATGTCATTCTCATGTGCTCTGATGCTACAAG TTCCTCCTTGAAGAGAGAACTCTACAAGCCATCATTTGCAGGTTTTCTGGATATCGATTTATCCCACAATAGAAAACTCTCTCTCAGAAGTTTG ATTGATCACTCAGTGGTGGAAAGTTTTGGTGGTGGAGGCAAAACAaacatcttatctagggtttatcCAACGCTAGCCGTAAAGAAAAAGGCTCACTTGTTTGTCTTCAACAACGGTACCGAGCATATCACTGTGGAGAACATGAAAGCTTGGAGCATGAAATCTGCACGTCGAAATTAA